The following proteins are co-located in the Oceanimonas sp. GK1 genome:
- the rodA gene encoding rod shape-determining protein RodA yields the protein MNKHQRSLGERLHLDWPLLAGLLLLLGASMVILYSATGEDLQAVTRQGMRIGLSLTVMVVLAQFSPSFYARWAPPVFIIGVILLVLVLLVGDIGKGAQRWLEIGSFRFQPSEALKLAMPITIAAYISRYPLPPGLLHVAIAFALVLVPTLLIAKQPDLGTSVLVAASGLFVIFLAGLPWRLILLALTGLAAFLPALWYFLMHDYQKRRVLTLLNPESDPLGAGYHIIQSKIAIGSGGIWGKGWLHGTQSQLEFLPERHTDFIFAVLAEEFGLVGVSLLILMYLFIIGRGLQISVQAQGAFPRLLAGALTLTFFVYVFVNIGMVSGLLPVVGVPLPLISFGGTSMVTLMAGFGILMSVHTHKRLLAK from the coding sequence ATGAATAAGCATCAACGCTCCCTGGGAGAACGCCTGCACCTGGACTGGCCGCTGCTGGCGGGCCTGCTGCTGCTGCTCGGCGCCAGCATGGTGATCCTCTACTCCGCCACCGGCGAAGATCTGCAGGCGGTCACCCGCCAGGGCATGCGCATTGGACTGTCGCTCACCGTCATGGTAGTGCTGGCCCAGTTTTCACCGAGCTTTTATGCCCGCTGGGCACCGCCGGTGTTTATTATCGGAGTAATACTGCTGGTGCTGGTATTGCTGGTGGGGGACATCGGCAAGGGCGCCCAGCGCTGGCTGGAAATCGGCAGCTTCCGCTTTCAGCCCTCGGAGGCGCTCAAGCTGGCCATGCCCATTACCATTGCCGCCTACATCAGCCGCTACCCCCTGCCCCCCGGCCTGCTGCACGTGGCCATCGCCTTTGCCCTGGTGCTGGTGCCCACGCTGCTGATTGCCAAGCAGCCGGATCTGGGCACCTCGGTGCTGGTGGCCGCCTCGGGGCTGTTCGTGATCTTTCTCGCCGGCCTGCCCTGGCGGTTGATCCTGCTGGCGCTGACAGGCCTGGCCGCCTTTCTGCCGGCACTGTGGTACTTTCTGATGCACGACTACCAGAAGCGACGGGTGCTGACCCTGCTCAACCCGGAAAGCGATCCCCTGGGCGCCGGTTATCATATTATTCAGTCCAAGATTGCCATCGGCTCCGGCGGTATCTGGGGCAAGGGCTGGCTGCACGGCACCCAGTCCCAGCTGGAGTTTCTGCCCGAGCGCCATACCGACTTCATTTTCGCGGTGCTGGCCGAGGAGTTCGGCCTGGTGGGCGTCAGCCTGCTGATATTGATGTACCTGTTTATCATCGGCCGCGGCCTGCAGATTTCGGTGCAGGCCCAGGGGGCCTTTCCCCGCCTGCTGGCCGGCGCCCTGACCCTGACCTTTTTCGTGTACGTGTTCGTCAACATCGGCATGGTCAGCGGCCTGCTGCCGGTGGTGGGGGTGCCGCTGCCGCTGATCAGTTTCGGCGGCACCTCCATGGTGACACTGATGGCCGGATTTGGCATTCTCATGTCCGTTCATACTCACAAGCGCCTGTTGGCGAAATAA
- the mltB gene encoding lytic murein transglycosylase B, whose product MRLALLSAAVWLSMSASAAPTVTEQQQWLDELAGKFELSQEALNQALAQAQYQQPIIDAMTRPAEAKPWHQYRPIFLTDKRIEQGAAFWHEHAALLARAEKELQVPPQIIAAIIGVETFYGAHMGSHKVLDALYTLGFHYPPRGAFFRSELGHYLKLAEQQQWTLDEQKGSYAGAMGMGQFISSSYRHYALDFDQDGHINLFEATDAIGSVANYFHEHKWQPNEPVAHRATVTDPEAAEALLSAALELDYSWAELAAAGVGTEAELAPDTPVKLLKLDGAEGPEYWVVRHNFYVITRYNRSPLYAMAVYQLSEAIRQAHEQQL is encoded by the coding sequence ATGCGCCTCGCCCTTCTTTCTGCGGCAGTGTGGTTATCAATGTCGGCCTCGGCGGCGCCGACGGTCACGGAGCAACAACAGTGGCTCGATGAGCTGGCCGGCAAGTTCGAGCTGTCTCAGGAGGCGCTGAACCAGGCCCTGGCCCAGGCGCAATACCAGCAGCCGATCATCGACGCCATGACCCGGCCCGCCGAAGCCAAGCCCTGGCACCAGTACCGCCCCATCTTTCTCACCGACAAGCGCATTGAGCAGGGCGCGGCCTTCTGGCACGAGCACGCCGCCCTGCTGGCCCGGGCCGAAAAAGAGCTGCAGGTGCCCCCCCAGATCATCGCCGCCATCATCGGGGTGGAAACCTTCTACGGCGCCCACATGGGCAGCCACAAGGTGCTTGATGCCCTGTATACCCTCGGCTTTCACTACCCACCCAGAGGCGCCTTTTTCCGCTCCGAGCTCGGCCACTACCTGAAGCTGGCCGAGCAGCAGCAATGGACGCTTGACGAGCAAAAAGGCTCCTATGCCGGCGCCATGGGCATGGGCCAATTTATTTCCTCCAGCTACCGCCACTACGCGCTGGACTTTGACCAGGACGGCCACATCAACTTGTTTGAGGCCACCGATGCCATCGGCAGCGTCGCCAACTACTTTCATGAGCACAAGTGGCAGCCGAATGAGCCCGTGGCCCACCGCGCCACCGTTACCGACCCAGAGGCCGCCGAGGCACTGCTCTCCGCCGCGCTGGAGCTCGACTACAGCTGGGCAGAGCTGGCCGCCGCCGGCGTCGGCACCGAGGCCGAACTGGCGCCCGATACCCCGGTCAAGCTGCTGAAGCTCGACGGTGCCGAGGGCCCGGAATACTGGGTGGTGCGCCACAACTTTTACGTGATCACCCGCTACAACCGCAGTCCGCTGTACGCCATGGCGGTCTACCAACTGAGTGAAGCAATCAGGCAAGCCCATGAACAACAGCTTTAA
- the ybeD gene encoding DUF493 family protein YbeD: MNTKFDELLDFPCRFPFKVLGLADERLPDLVVEVLQQHAPGDYSPKVRPSSKGNYHSVSVHVMVQSKEHVELLYTELGKIELVKYVL; the protein is encoded by the coding sequence ATGAATACCAAATTTGATGAGTTGCTCGACTTTCCCTGCCGGTTTCCGTTCAAGGTGCTGGGCCTGGCCGACGAGCGCCTGCCCGACCTGGTGGTGGAGGTGTTGCAGCAACACGCCCCCGGCGACTACAGTCCCAAGGTCCGCCCCAGCAGCAAGGGCAATTACCACTCCGTGAGCGTGCATGTCATGGTGCAGAGCAAGGAGCATGTCGAGCTGCTGTATACCGAGCTCGGCAAGATTGAGCTGGTCAAGTACGTTCTCTGA
- the mrdA gene encoding penicillin-binding protein 2, with amino-acid sequence MARSRVKMRDHVAESSLHWRRTLVSFIAIVLLMGVLFANLYHLQVNQHQSYQTRSNDNRIKVVPIAPTRGLIYDRNGVLLAENRPIYSLEITPEKAGDLEATVDALIALLELDPELKERFFHDVRRNRRFNPVVLVSRLNEDQVARFSINQHKFPGAAIEAYLKRHYPYQDTLTHVLGYMAKINDRDLERLREDNKLANYAATRDIGKLGVERYYEDLLHGHVGYQEVEVNNRGRVIRTLKYEPPVPGSDIYLNLDIRLQQQAQKLLAGQRGAIVLMTPKDGQVLAIMSNPSYDPNLFVHGISGPDYKALLENPDRPLINRASQGIYAPASTVKPMLSVMGLNEGAITPSTRYFGGPFFQIPNTKRKFRDWRRWGHGWMDVFRAIEISADTFFYDLAYRTGIDTMHDYMSRFGFGQASGIDLHEEATGIMPSRDWKQRRHKQPWYQGDTISVGIGQGYWTATPLQLARATSIMVDHGDTVHPRLLNAIVLNGNKVSMPISHGEPIVLKQDNYWKVALTGMWRVVNGTEGTARKAFKDTAYVAGGKSGTAQVFSLAENQQYDHQSLREHLRDNALFVAFAPFENPEAVVSVVLENVGGGSTHAAPLARAMLDAYLAPAALSDEEVIADE; translated from the coding sequence ATGGCCAGGTCCCGGGTAAAAATGCGCGACCATGTCGCCGAATCCTCCTTGCACTGGCGCCGCACCCTGGTGTCCTTTATTGCCATCGTGCTGCTGATGGGGGTGCTGTTTGCCAACCTCTACCACCTGCAGGTGAACCAGCACCAGAGCTACCAGACCCGCTCCAACGACAACCGCATCAAGGTGGTGCCCATCGCCCCCACCCGGGGCTTGATCTATGATCGCAACGGCGTGCTGCTGGCGGAAAACCGGCCCATCTACAGCCTGGAGATCACCCCGGAAAAAGCCGGGGATCTGGAGGCCACCGTCGACGCCCTGATCGCGCTGCTGGAACTGGATCCGGAACTGAAGGAACGCTTTTTTCATGATGTGCGCCGTAACCGCCGTTTTAATCCGGTGGTGCTGGTCAGCCGGCTGAATGAAGATCAGGTGGCCCGCTTCAGCATCAACCAGCACAAGTTTCCCGGCGCCGCCATCGAGGCCTATCTCAAGCGCCACTATCCCTACCAGGACACCCTGACCCACGTGCTGGGTTACATGGCCAAGATCAACGACCGGGATCTGGAGCGGCTGCGGGAAGACAACAAGCTGGCCAATTACGCCGCCACCCGGGACATCGGCAAGCTGGGGGTCGAGCGCTACTACGAGGATCTGCTGCACGGCCACGTCGGCTACCAGGAGGTGGAGGTCAACAACCGGGGCCGGGTGATCCGTACCCTCAAATACGAGCCCCCGGTGCCCGGCAGCGACATCTACCTGAACCTCGACATCAGGCTGCAGCAGCAGGCCCAGAAACTGCTGGCAGGCCAGCGCGGCGCCATTGTGTTGATGACCCCCAAAGACGGCCAGGTGCTGGCCATCATGTCCAACCCCAGCTACGACCCCAACCTGTTCGTGCACGGCATCAGCGGTCCCGACTACAAGGCGCTGCTGGAAAACCCGGATCGGCCGCTGATCAACCGCGCCAGCCAGGGCATTTACGCCCCGGCTTCCACCGTCAAGCCCATGCTGTCGGTAATGGGGCTGAACGAGGGGGCCATCACCCCCTCCACCCGCTATTTCGGCGGGCCCTTTTTTCAGATCCCCAACACCAAGCGCAAATTCCGCGACTGGCGGCGCTGGGGCCACGGCTGGATGGACGTGTTCAGGGCCATCGAAATCTCCGCCGATACCTTTTTCTACGACCTGGCCTACCGCACCGGCATCGACACCATGCACGACTACATGAGCCGCTTTGGCTTTGGCCAGGCCTCGGGCATCGACCTGCACGAAGAAGCCACCGGCATCATGCCGTCCCGGGACTGGAAGCAGCGCCGCCACAAACAGCCCTGGTACCAGGGGGACACCATTTCGGTGGGCATTGGCCAGGGCTACTGGACCGCCACCCCGCTGCAGCTGGCCCGGGCCACCTCGATCATGGTGGACCACGGCGACACCGTGCACCCGCGCCTGCTTAATGCCATTGTGCTCAACGGCAACAAAGTGAGCATGCCCATCAGCCATGGCGAGCCCATCGTGCTCAAGCAGGACAACTACTGGAAGGTGGCGCTCACCGGCATGTGGCGGGTGGTCAACGGCACCGAGGGCACGGCACGCAAGGCCTTCAAGGACACCGCCTACGTCGCCGGCGGCAAGTCGGGCACCGCCCAGGTGTTCAGCCTGGCGGAAAACCAGCAGTACGATCACCAGAGCCTGCGGGAACACCTGCGCGACAATGCCCTGTTCGTGGCCTTTGCTCCCTTTGAAAATCCCGAGGCGGTGGTCTCGGTGGTGCTGGAAAACGTCGGCGGCGGCAGTACCCACGCCGCTCCCCTCGCCCGCGCCATGCTCGACGCCTATCTGGCGCCCGCCGCCCTGTCCGACGAGGAAGTCATCGCCGATGAATAA
- the aroG gene encoding 3-deoxy-7-phosphoheptulonate synthase AroG: MHFQTDDIRINEIKELLPPVAVLEKYPATDTASATVFECREAIHRILTGEDDRLLVVIGPCSIHDTKAAIEYGKRLKVLRERYADTLEVVMRVYFEKPRTTVGWKGLINDPYLDNSFQINDGLRIGRKLLLDLNDMGLPTASEFLDMITPQYLADLMSWGAIGARTTESQVHRELASGLSCPVGFKNGTDGTIKVAADAIGAASASHHFLSVTKFGHSAIVSTAGNPDCHIILRGGKEPNYSAEHVAAVCAGLEKAELPQKLMIDFSHANSSKQYQRQMVVAEDVCGQLAAGQRAIMGVMVESHLVEGRQDLQEGCELTYGQSITDACIGWNDTERMLAQLAEAVAARRQA; encoded by the coding sequence ATGCATTTTCAAACCGACGATATCCGCATTAACGAAATCAAAGAATTGCTGCCGCCGGTGGCCGTGCTGGAAAAATATCCGGCCACCGACACCGCTTCGGCCACCGTGTTTGAATGCCGCGAGGCCATCCACCGCATTCTGACCGGCGAAGACGATCGCCTGCTGGTAGTGATCGGCCCCTGCTCCATTCATGACACCAAAGCCGCCATTGAATACGGCAAGCGCCTCAAGGTGCTGCGTGAGCGCTATGCCGACACCCTGGAAGTGGTGATGCGGGTGTATTTTGAAAAACCGCGCACTACCGTGGGCTGGAAGGGGCTGATCAATGACCCTTATCTCGACAACAGCTTTCAGATCAACGATGGTCTGCGCATCGGCCGCAAGCTGCTGCTGGATCTCAACGACATGGGCCTGCCCACCGCCAGCGAGTTTCTCGACATGATCACCCCCCAGTACCTGGCGGATTTGATGAGCTGGGGCGCCATCGGCGCACGCACCACCGAATCCCAGGTGCACCGCGAGCTGGCCTCGGGCCTGTCGTGTCCGGTGGGCTTCAAGAACGGGACCGACGGCACCATCAAGGTGGCGGCCGATGCCATTGGCGCCGCCAGCGCCTCGCACCACTTTCTGTCGGTGACCAAGTTCGGTCATTCGGCCATCGTCTCCACCGCCGGCAACCCGGACTGCCACATCATTCTGCGGGGCGGCAAGGAGCCCAACTACAGTGCCGAGCACGTGGCCGCGGTGTGCGCCGGGCTGGAAAAAGCCGAATTGCCGCAAAAGTTGATGATCGACTTCAGTCATGCCAACAGCAGCAAGCAGTACCAGCGCCAGATGGTGGTGGCCGAGGATGTGTGCGGCCAGCTCGCTGCCGGCCAGCGAGCCATCATGGGGGTGATGGTGGAAAGCCACCTGGTGGAAGGCCGTCAGGATCTGCAGGAAGGCTGCGAGCTGACCTACGGCCAGAGCATCACCGACGCCTGCATCGGCTGGAACGACACCGAGAGAATGCTGGCGCAACTGGCAGAAGCCGTGGCTGCCCGCCGCCAGGCGTGA
- a CDS encoding YaiI/YqxD family protein, translating into MQIWVDADACPKVIREILLRAAERTGTPLILVANHVLPVPASKLVRQLQVAKGFDVADNEIVQRLEPGDLLITADIPLAAEALDKGAEVLSPRGERFDKGTIRAKLTMRDFMDTLRASGVQTGGPPTLSQADRQAFANQLDRLLR; encoded by the coding sequence ATGCAGATCTGGGTCGACGCCGATGCCTGCCCCAAGGTGATCCGGGAGATCCTGCTGCGTGCCGCCGAACGCACCGGCACCCCGCTTATTCTGGTGGCCAACCATGTGTTGCCGGTACCGGCCTCAAAGCTGGTGCGCCAGTTGCAAGTTGCGAAAGGTTTTGACGTGGCCGACAACGAAATCGTGCAGCGCCTCGAGCCCGGCGATCTGCTGATCACCGCCGATATTCCCCTGGCCGCCGAGGCCCTGGACAAGGGCGCCGAGGTGCTCAGCCCCCGGGGTGAGCGCTTTGACAAGGGCACCATTCGCGCCAAACTGACCATGCGCGATTTTATGGACACCCTGCGTGCCAGCGGCGTGCAGACCGGTGGCCCGCCGACTCTCAGCCAGGCCGACCGCCAGGCCTTTGCCAACCAGCTTGATCGGCTGCTGCGGTGA
- the lipA gene encoding lipoyl synthase yields the protein MSKPVRVEPGVKLRDADKMALIPVKHLPDQEEEVLRKPEWMKIKLPPSNQRIQGLKNIMRENNLHSVCEEASCPNLAECFNHGTATFMILGAICTRRCPFCDVAHGRPLPVDPEEPAKLAKTIRELGLKYVVITSVDRDDLRDGGAQHFADCIRAIREQSPNTKIEILTPDFRGRMDTALEILKDTPPDVFNHNLETAPRLYRMARPGADYKWSLELLRRFKEMHPQVATKSGLMMGLGETNEEIVEVLKDLREHNVTMLTLGQYLQPSRHHLPVKRYVPPAEFDELKEVADSIGFTHAACGPFVRSSYHADLQAQGVEVK from the coding sequence ATGAGCAAACCCGTACGCGTCGAACCCGGCGTAAAATTGCGTGACGCCGACAAGATGGCCCTGATCCCGGTCAAACACCTGCCCGACCAGGAAGAGGAAGTGCTGCGCAAGCCGGAGTGGATGAAGATCAAGCTTCCTCCCAGCAACCAGCGCATACAGGGCCTCAAGAACATCATGCGCGAGAACAACCTGCACTCGGTATGTGAGGAGGCGTCCTGCCCCAACCTGGCCGAGTGCTTTAACCACGGCACCGCCACCTTTATGATCCTGGGTGCCATCTGTACCCGCCGCTGTCCCTTCTGCGACGTGGCCCACGGCCGCCCGCTGCCCGTGGATCCGGAAGAGCCCGCCAAGTTGGCCAAGACCATTCGGGAGCTGGGTCTCAAGTACGTGGTGATCACCTCGGTGGACCGGGACGATCTGCGCGACGGCGGGGCCCAGCACTTTGCCGACTGCATTCGCGCCATTCGCGAGCAGAGCCCCAACACCAAAATCGAGATCCTGACCCCGGACTTTCGCGGTCGCATGGACACCGCCCTGGAGATCCTCAAGGACACCCCGCCGGACGTGTTCAACCACAACCTGGAAACCGCCCCGCGCCTGTACCGCATGGCTCGCCCCGGTGCCGACTACAAGTGGTCGCTGGAGCTGCTGCGCCGGTTCAAGGAAATGCACCCCCAGGTGGCCACCAAGTCGGGCCTGATGATGGGCCTCGGTGAGACCAACGAGGAAATCGTGGAGGTGCTCAAGGATCTGCGCGAGCACAATGTCACCATGCTGACCCTGGGCCAGTACCTGCAGCCCAGCCGTCACCATCTGCCGGTGAAGCGTTACGTGCCGCCCGCGGAGTTCGACGAGCTGAAAGAGGTCGCCGACAGCATCGGCTTTACCCATGCCGCCTGCGGCCCCTTCGTGCGTTCGTCCTACCACGCCGATCTGCAGGCCCAGGGTGTGGAAGTGAAATAA
- a CDS encoding septal ring lytic transglycosylase RlpA family protein — MNNSFKRVLPLAALLLAACSSQPEAPKQTQDDAYDRETAGGRYSMRKDMAPGEMPDMSHVKDAQPRFEPYSRQGNKDYNVWGQDYEVWRDVQNYKDEGMASWYGAKFHGYHTSNGEVYDMFTMTAAHKNLPLPSFVRVTNTENGKQVVVRVNDRGPFHDGRIIDLSYAAAWKLGMLGKGTAPVKVELIKVAPSKEDVRLANQGPGRHIQLLATRSGDKAKELAARLSREYGFPARVEHQSDWYKLQMGPIPATQTDDLLARLIAEGYEQAYFLK; from the coding sequence ATGAACAACAGCTTTAAACGTGTATTGCCGCTGGCGGCCCTGTTGCTGGCCGCCTGTAGCAGCCAACCCGAGGCGCCCAAGCAAACTCAGGACGACGCCTACGATCGGGAAACCGCCGGCGGCCGTTACAGCATGCGCAAAGACATGGCGCCGGGCGAAATGCCGGACATGTCCCACGTCAAGGACGCTCAGCCCCGCTTTGAGCCCTACAGCCGCCAGGGCAACAAGGACTACAACGTCTGGGGCCAGGACTATGAAGTGTGGCGGGACGTGCAGAACTACAAGGACGAGGGCATGGCGTCCTGGTACGGTGCCAAGTTTCACGGCTACCACACTTCCAACGGCGAGGTGTACGACATGTTCACCATGACCGCCGCTCACAAGAACCTGCCGCTGCCGTCTTTCGTGCGGGTGACCAACACCGAAAACGGCAAGCAGGTGGTGGTGCGGGTCAATGATCGCGGCCCCTTTCACGACGGCCGCATTATCGACCTGTCCTATGCCGCCGCCTGGAAACTGGGCATGCTCGGCAAGGGCACGGCGCCGGTAAAGGTGGAGCTGATCAAGGTCGCCCCCAGCAAGGAAGACGTGCGCCTGGCCAACCAGGGGCCCGGGCGGCACATTCAGTTGCTGGCCACCCGCTCCGGCGACAAGGCCAAGGAGCTTGCCGCCCGTCTGAGCAGGGAGTATGGTTTCCCCGCACGGGTGGAGCACCAGTCCGACTGGTACAAGCTGCAAATGGGGCCCATCCCGGCAACCCAGACGGACGATCTTCTGGCCCGGCTGATCGCCGAAGGCTATGAACAGGCATATTTCCTGAAGTAA
- a CDS encoding DUF2750 domain-containing protein, which translates to MSYSLTEQDKATVLALGDDERFNHFVNRVCEQEEIWILTDEHGCMMLTTDDDEDCIPVWPHADYAKDWAVGDWKDCTPEAISLNVWLKRWVPGMTDDELLVAVFPTADETGVVVEPYELKDALDRKKSLGRRN; encoded by the coding sequence ATGAGTTACTCCCTCACAGAACAAGACAAAGCCACCGTGCTCGCCCTCGGCGATGACGAGCGCTTCAACCACTTCGTCAACCGGGTATGCGAGCAGGAAGAAATCTGGATCCTCACCGACGAGCACGGCTGCATGATGCTGACCACCGACGATGACGAAGACTGCATTCCGGTGTGGCCCCATGCCGACTACGCCAAAGACTGGGCCGTAGGCGACTGGAAAGACTGCACTCCCGAGGCCATCAGCCTCAACGTGTGGCTCAAGCGCTGGGTACCCGGCATGACCGACGACGAGCTGCTGGTGGCGGTCTTTCCCACCGCCGACGAAACCGGGGTGGTGGTGGAGCCTTATGAGCTGAAAGACGCTCTGGATCGCAAAAAGTCGCTGGGGCGGCGCAACTGA
- a CDS encoding serine hydrolase has translation MRTVNTLPTLAIAGLMSFAAQAQTSVSMIPEPPAIAAKSYVLMDYASGQLLVSENADQKLPPASLTKMMTSYILGQALEEGKVKRDDLVTISEAAWAQNFPGSSVMFLEVGKQVSVDDLNRGIIIQSGNDATVAVAEHLAGSVNSFADLMNSWAARLGMNDSHFVTPHGLHSEDMYTTARDMALLGQALIRDVPEEYAIYAEKSFTFNGITQHNRNSLLWDQSLNVDGIKTGHVEAVGYNLVSSATKDDMRLIAVVMGAANERARAAESKKLLTYGFRFYQTLTPYEAGSKLVDQQIWMGDKDTVALGVDKAVAVTIPRGQAQSLQADFTLDQALKAPLAKGERVGTLHLKLGDKDVATVPLVALEDIEQGGLFSRLIDYITLLIQGLFN, from the coding sequence ATGCGTACGGTTAACACTCTGCCTACTCTCGCCATTGCCGGCCTGATGTCCTTTGCCGCCCAGGCACAAACCTCGGTGTCCATGATCCCCGAGCCGCCGGCCATTGCCGCCAAGTCCTATGTACTGATGGACTATGCCAGCGGCCAGTTGCTGGTGTCGGAAAACGCCGATCAAAAACTGCCCCCGGCCAGCCTGACCAAGATGATGACCTCTTACATCCTTGGCCAGGCGCTGGAGGAAGGCAAGGTCAAGCGCGATGACCTGGTCACCATCAGCGAAGCCGCCTGGGCCCAGAATTTTCCCGGCTCCTCGGTGATGTTCCTGGAGGTGGGCAAGCAGGTCAGCGTTGACGATCTCAACCGCGGCATCATCATTCAGTCCGGCAACGATGCCACCGTGGCCGTGGCCGAACACCTGGCCGGCAGCGTCAACTCCTTTGCCGATCTGATGAACTCCTGGGCCGCGCGCTTAGGCATGAACGACAGCCATTTCGTGACCCCTCACGGCCTGCACAGCGAGGACATGTACACCACCGCCCGCGACATGGCGCTGCTGGGCCAGGCGCTGATCCGTGATGTGCCGGAGGAATACGCCATCTATGCCGAGAAGTCGTTTACCTTCAACGGCATTACCCAGCACAACCGCAACTCCCTGCTGTGGGACCAGTCCCTGAACGTGGATGGCATCAAGACCGGCCATGTCGAGGCCGTGGGTTACAACCTGGTGTCTTCCGCCACCAAGGACGACATGCGGCTGATCGCCGTGGTGATGGGCGCCGCCAACGAGCGGGCCCGGGCAGCGGAAAGCAAGAAGCTGCTGACCTACGGTTTTCGCTTCTACCAGACCCTGACCCCCTACGAGGCCGGCAGCAAGCTGGTGGATCAGCAGATCTGGATGGGGGATAAAGACACCGTGGCCCTGGGCGTGGACAAGGCGGTGGCGGTCACCATTCCCCGCGGCCAGGCCCAGAGCCTGCAGGCCGATTTCACTCTGGATCAGGCACTGAAGGCGCCCCTGGCCAAGGGTGAGCGGGTCGGTACCCTGCACCTCAAGCTGGGTGACAAGGACGTCGCCACTGTGCCGCTGGTGGCCCTGGAAGACATTGAACAGGGCGGCCTGTTCAGCCGGCTGATCGACTACATTACCCTGCTGATTCAAGGGTTGTTCAACTGA
- the lipB gene encoding lipoyl(octanoyl) transferase LipB, which translates to MQQDKLTIRHWGLASYEHVWHTMQTFTDQRNGDTGDEFWLVEHLPVFTQGQAGKAEHVLNAGDIPVIQADRGGQVTYHGPGQLVLYLLLDVRRKKLGVRNLVTAMEDSIVGLLGEYQIEAYAKPDAPGVYVADSKIASLGLRVRRGCSFHGLALNVNMDLSPFLRINPCGYAGMAMTQCSALGGPQTLDEAQSRLVPLLAERLGYQHLFYTTEKVKL; encoded by the coding sequence ATGCAGCAGGACAAACTCACCATCAGACACTGGGGACTGGCGTCCTACGAGCACGTCTGGCACACCATGCAGACCTTCACCGATCAGCGCAATGGCGACACCGGTGACGAGTTCTGGCTGGTGGAGCACCTGCCGGTGTTCACCCAGGGCCAGGCCGGCAAGGCCGAGCATGTGCTCAACGCCGGCGACATTCCGGTGATCCAGGCCGATCGTGGCGGTCAGGTGACCTACCACGGCCCCGGTCAGCTGGTGCTCTACCTGCTGTTGGATGTGCGCCGCAAGAAACTGGGCGTGCGCAACTTGGTCACCGCCATGGAAGACTCCATCGTCGGCCTGCTGGGGGAATACCAGATCGAGGCCTACGCCAAGCCCGACGCCCCCGGCGTGTATGTGGCCGACAGCAAGATTGCCTCCCTCGGCCTGCGGGTACGGCGCGGCTGCTCTTTTCATGGCCTGGCCCTGAACGTCAACATGGATCTGAGCCCCTTTCTGCGCATCAACCCCTGTGGCTATGCGGGCATGGCCATGACCCAGTGCAGTGCCCTGGGTGGCCCCCAGACCCTCGATGAAGCCCAGTCCCGCCTGGTTCCCCTGCTGGCGGAACGGCTGGGCTATCAACACCTCTTCTACACCACAGAGAAAGTGAAATTATGA
- a CDS encoding DUF1439 domain-containing protein: protein MFRTLTLALSALLLSACASFSQYSVSESELEKALYTQLEEQAPRFTQGLVETRIDNLDLTIGPDSREVVRLDIRGETAINALIARFPAALDLQLEGRPVYDRQKNAIFIRDLALLKSQVNAFGYQGDVAAASAGMMQLVRAVLENQPVYRLDDSRYRWVKNVPVALDIVPGRLVLSPRFGD from the coding sequence ATGTTCAGAACCCTTACCCTTGCCCTGAGTGCGCTGCTGCTGAGCGCCTGCGCCAGTTTCAGCCAGTACAGCGTCTCCGAAAGCGAGCTGGAAAAGGCACTCTACACCCAGCTGGAAGAGCAGGCGCCCCGCTTTACCCAGGGGCTGGTGGAAACCCGCATCGACAACCTGGATCTCACCATTGGCCCCGACAGCCGCGAGGTGGTGCGCCTCGACATTCGCGGTGAAACCGCCATCAACGCCCTGATCGCCCGTTTTCCCGCCGCCCTGGATTTGCAGCTTGAAGGCCGCCCGGTGTACGACCGGCAGAAAAATGCCATCTTTATTCGGGATCTCGCCCTGCTCAAAAGCCAGGTCAACGCCTTTGGCTACCAGGGCGACGTGGCCGCCGCCTCGGCGGGCATGATGCAGCTGGTGCGCGCCGTGCTGGAAAACCAGCCGGTGTACCGGCTGGACGATAGCCGCTACCGCTGGGTAAAAAACGTGCCCGTGGCCCTGGACATCGTCCCCGGCCGGCTGGTGCTGAGCCCCCGCTTCGGCGACTGA